AATCAAATACTTGTGACCTTTTCTTACAGAAAGATTGAAGCGAAATCACTATTAAATTGACAGCCCggtagaagaagaaagaaatagcggaccaaggaaaagaaacaaaacaaaaccaacctCATAGCCAATCCAAGCAACAGAGAGCAGCACTGATACTGCAAGAGAATTCGTAAACTTTCGGTACAGCTCAAGTTTGGCCATGCTTCTTCGAATCTGTGTGCACAGTAGACAAAGGGCCATATTCACTTAGTTTCCTCAAGCTACATACAGAGTGTTCCATTCAAGCGCATGCTAATGAATCATTCCATGTATGTAACAGAAGCATAACGAACAATACATATTCCACAGTCAACATTCTCATATACATAGATGGTACCGTGTTCCTAAGCACTAAAATATTTTTTCAGCGGCAGTCATGCAGTAAAATACAGAATGGATTCAATTGTGCACCTTGAATTGAAAAACTGTTGGTTAGATTTCTATGATGCTCAAACATCCAAGATAGGAAATATCAATGCCTGTTAGTTAACGAATGTGCAGACAAAAGTCAAGCCAATAACTATATTCATGTAGCTGATAaggtttcttaattttattaattattcaaTATTTACCAAAATGTAGCACATACTGTGTTTGATGTCCATATATCACCTGCATAACTCTTCAACCTTAATGATAAGCGGAATAACTTATTTCCTTCCCTTAGCAATTGTAAACTACTGGAGACAGTAAGCGATGTCAATGTATCGATGGACATGAAAAATAAGGTTACCTGAAGCTTCTCCAAAGTTTTAGATAACGAGGAAAAGATCCAAAGAATAAAACAGGCATCCAAAAGAGCAACAGGCAGCACCAGAAAAAGCCTTGCTTTTCCAGAAAAGTCGTTGATATTCCCCAAATGCTCAACAAGCTCAAGTGCTTCTGATGCTACAAAATATATCACACCAAGGAGAAGTACTTTCGAGGTTATACCACCGAGAGTTGGCCGCACAACACCATAGCCCATTGAAACCACCAGAAGGAGAAGCCGGGAGACAGTTTTTTTAACGGCGCTGAAGGTTACTGCCCATATGGTAATTCCCATTGGTCTGCTTCCAGTGGAATTGAAATTTGCATATTCAAAATACCAAAGGGCCATTTCACACATTCCAAGTCCAATTACAGCACTGATGTGGTAGTGCAACTGTATTATGTCTTTCCAATACTGTAAAAAGCGGAGAAACCAGAAAAGACCGAGGACTAGATAAGCTAAAGACATTAGGCCAAAAAATGTCATCAATGGGGACATCTTTCCAGGTAAATAACCATCAGGGTTCCTCCAAACAGTTCTTCCACTGATTAATGTGCCGACAAGTTCTGGATCACAGAACATAAAATAGAGATAGTACATTCCAGTGCTGTTGATTTCAATAGTTTGGATATCCATATTAGCCTCTTCATTCTTCCCCTCGAAGAAGGTCTGAATCCTTTTTGGCCCATCAGGGTTGTCTGGGTTTTGTTGGATGATAACCTCTCCCACCTTGCAAGAACCGTCCTTGGATAGCTCTGGGGTGCAGCATATTGCATTGGAGTTCAAATAAGAACCCCCAATCTTCTCCCTGTCCCTAACCTCAAGAACAATAGCCTCGACTAAGCCAGTCCTCTGCTGCATCTCATTCTTCTTTTCAGCAGATTCCTTGGTTCTTCGAAAGATGATTGATTCGAACCTGCATTAACATATGGCAAGGACAGACAAAACCcttttaaatgttttgtttaTACACAAAAACCTACAAATACTTCTGATTGAAAATGGTTAACTAAGAATTTCCCATAGAACAGCCATATGTGACATTCTCTCATTATATTCATTCTAAGttgttttcaagttttaattttCGTATAATCTCCttcatttctctctcctccctcccaCCACATCCCTCCATCCTTCTCCATCCTTCATTCTCCTATATACTTTCCCTCTATCTCTAGCacaaaaaaatgtaaacaaaatggTTGTCAAACGGGACCTAGATTAGCGTTATAACTGGCATCCTCTCAACTATATTCATTATTTTTTCACCAGATTTCAATCAAGAACTGGCATTTCAATTGTCAACCCTCATTTAAACAAATCAATCACTGCATAATAAATTGCACATTTAATCCATAAACCGCAGCTTTCAACAGACACCAACACAAAGCCAATTCAATTTTCACTAAAAAATTCAACTTTTCCTAATCAGTTTACCAACCAGCAAATGCGGATTAGTTGGCTATGACAATGTATCCACCCCCTTGCACCCAAGTTTTAACCCACCTCTCCATAAATTAGATTAGTTTAGAATATCTTCTtctcaaacaaaacaaaaaaccaatcgCAATCAGGAAAAAACAAAGAACCCATCAattattccccccccccccccccccaaaaaaaaaaaaaaaacagataaaGAACAAAAAGGCGGAAACTTTATCAATTTACCTGATGAATGACTTGCCATTGAGGGGCCTATCCTCAGAGCTGGACTTGTCGTTGCCAGAGTCGAGCTTGGAAGCGTAAAGGCCTTCACTTCCGCCatggaagaagaaggaattggAACGACGGATGAAGGACTCGTCTTGGTAGTCATGGATCGAAGCTCGGGCTAAAATAATCAAGTGCATCAGCATCAAGATTATAAAATATCCATTTGAATTTGGAGACGGCAGATCTCTGTGACCCATTTTGTCTGACAACGTTGTTTATCAATCACAAGGAACGATGTAGAATCATAGGATTTTAGGATTTTTCAGCACTCTTTGGAATTTGGCCTAACCGGGTTGACAGACACCATCGACATTCCAGTTTACCCTCCAAACTTACTAATTTTATATACAAAATTAAAAGGAGGTTTTATATGCCGTGGtggaatttattttattttttttatatataattattttttatcattGATTTGCATCAGTTCATCAAAATTAAATGAGAATCAATGAGTTTGTAGCTTAATCGTGAATTTTCTCTTGCATTAGTAGAGGTTGTGTGCTTGCTCCATCTAtcgtttgtataaaaaataaatataatgttaattacaattttatttaagaaatattttaataatatgcCCCTTTGATATGAAGAGTAGCCCCTACTCTCTCTCAAGAGACTGGCCAATTCTGTACAAGCTCTTGTATGATTTGGTTCCTCATCGATGTCGAAATGTCCTCACATTCTCACAGTGACAAGGCTGAGGAGCAAGGTGATATGGCCGGTGACCTATTTTCCTCGAACATCATTGTTGTCGAGTAGGAGTTTGATTAGGCCTTGAGGGAAGATTGATGTGTTCAAGAGAGTGCTTAGAAGGCATAGTTTCCCCATTAGGCTATGCCCTTCTTATGCTTTTTTTGTTATGGCGACTCGGGGTTTTGCGAAATCCATTTCTTTTGGCGAAACAAGTAACCAACTCGGTCGAACGTGGAGCCAATTCCCACAGAAAGAGAAAATGTCTGCAATCTCTCGCTCTCTCGGATTATCACGAACAATTCAGTTTTCTTCGATTAGTTTAGTTCGAAAGAAAAGGGATAACTAAGAGATATAATGCGaattaatgtgttttgaggTGAGAAGATGGCGATGAAGGACGGTGCAAGTTACAAGAGGCAATGCAGGCTATTGATAGAAAAGCCGCTCGGATTCAAGAATGGCTTCCAGATGAAGAACAAGGCATGATTAGTATATTTTTGTGGATTACtagtagttttttttcttcttacatTCCTTTCTCTAATTGGCATGAATGATGAGATGATTTGAGCATTATATTGTAACGTAACGAAAAATTAATATGAACTACATTTCTTGTTAATTAAGCCTGTGATTTTCTGGTGTTGTGGACATTGCATGTTTTGCAGCAAAGGGAATCACAAAGGAAAGTTCCAAGCAAAATATCGGAAACAAATGAAAACATTTCTTATGCCACCAAACTAAATTGGAAGCATTAACGATCATATTGCTTTGAATCATATGTTTATTCTTCTTAGGAAGAGGTATAATATACAATCttaatcctaatcaaatagagAAGAATAATTACAGGAGATTACAAAGAGATTTCTCCCAGATTACACGGGATCCATCCTAAACTAGGAAATCCTAAATTATAGAAAACTATACAAGTCAACActctccccctcaagttggtgcatatatgtTACACATACCCAACTTGTCTAGATACTTAGAGAACTTTTCACTAGAAATTGTTTTGGTGAGAATGTTAGCTATTTGATTGGAGGCACTTCAATTATTTTACCTTCTAGCGTTTCTTTAATAAAGAACATGTCAACCTCTACATGTTTagttatgttgatgcacaaaaccggaggtcttggaagaacgtaaatccgaccgtgaatctgcaagaaagtaaagaacacaagatgtatcgtggttcactccaatgtttgggctacgtccacactgatgttgatattgctTCTCTGTAtggatgtatggattacaaATGTGAgagggagtcccccagagaaagagagagagtttgagagagcctCTGTTTAGGGGATCTGAGGCCTCcaaattgtgagggtgaggagtcccttttatagactaagggctcctcacttattacatatttaccccttcatttattacataattacatttgagtctctcgagtatttatacgagatctaaatacggaggccctaagtatagtacaaacaagtTATATCATGTTGCACCGGATTATGAGCAATATCGCGAGCAGCcttattatcacaaaacaacTTTATCGGTTGACTATGTTTGACACCCAAATCTTGTAGTAGTATTTAAGCCATAAAATCTCACAAATACCAAGGGTCATACTTTTGTATTCCACTTCTGCATTCGACTTTGCTACTACTCCCTGCTTCTTGCTTCGCCAAGTAACCAGATTTCCACCAACAAAGGTGAAGTAACCTGATGTTGAGCGCCTATCATCACTCGAATCGGCCAGTCAACATCCGTATAACCTTCAATACTAAAATGACCACTCTTCTTAAATAAAATCCCTTTCCCAGGATTTCCTTTCAAATAACTCAATATTCTCATAACTGCATTCACTAACGACACTCAACGCATAAGCAAAGTCTGGTCTAGTATCTGCCAAATACATTAATCTTCCCATTAACCGTTAATAACTCCCTTTATCTATTGGTACTTGATTTAGATCAATGCTCAGCTTCATTCCTTATACCAACAGAGTAGTCACGGGTTTGCATGCTAACATGCCAGTTTCATTTAACAGGTCAAGAATATACTCTCTGTGATAGGAAGATTCCTGACTTGCTCCTTGATACCTCAATCTCGAGAAAATATTTCAGAAACCCAAGATCTTTCACTCGAATTATGTACTTAAATATTTCTGTAAGGTTGCACGCTCATCTGGATCATTACCGGTAACTaccatgtcatccacatatataaTGAGTGTTGTAAGCTTTCCATTCTGACGTTTCAAGAACAATGTGTGATCACAGTTACTTTGCTTATATCCAAATGCTCTCATAGACTTGGTAAATCTACCAAACCACACTTTTGGGGACTGCTTTAACCCATACAATGATTTTCAAAGCCTGCACACCTTTTATCTATGCATATCTGGAACATTACTCCCTGGTGGGAGTTCTATGTAATTCTCATCTGTTAAATCCTGCAagaaggcattcttcacatcgaaCTGTTGTAATCGCCAATTAAGATTTGTAGCCAAGGACAACAAAACACGGATTGTATTCATCTTGGCCACATGGGCAAATGTATCTGTATAGTTAATTCCATATTTTTGAGTGTATCATTTTGCTACTAGTCTTGCCTTGAAGCGATCCATCGTCCAATCAGCTTTGTACTTCATTGTATAgacccatttgcatcccacaGGTTTCTTGCCAACTGGCAAGTCTGTGATCCCAGGTAGCATTCtttttcaaagatttcaacTCTTCAATCATTGCTGCTTGCTAACGTGGATCAGCTAAAGCCTCATGCACATTGTTAGGAATAGATACAGTAGACAATTGATGCACAAATGACTTATTTGATTCTAACAGGTGATTGGTAGACATATAATTACTTAACGGGTATAACACATTAGACTCAGGGTTGGGTTTACTCACCAGATACCTAGTTTTGCATTTGGGGTCGGCTTCATAAGTAAGTTTAGGAACACCCCGGTTGATGCGATCAGGGAGACGACATGGTGGTAGTGCATGTGGGATTGAAGACGATTGATTATGGTTATTGGGACTCAAGATCAACTGTGAAGTAGCTGGCGACGCATGACTGTCTAGTGGTGAGGAACTGGCAGTAAGCTATTGGACAGTGAGTTATCTGGTGATGTCAACTCGTCACTTTCAAAGTTTTCGCCATTGTTTCTATGTGAATGATCACCATTTGTCTCAAAGACATTACCCTTTAGTTTCAATTCATTCACATCATTGTtttcatgtgaatgatcaccacttaTTTACAAGACATCACCACTTAAATCCAAACTGTTCACACTATTTATATTTGGAATAGTATAATTAAGAGTTTGAACGTCTGTCTGATTCTCCCCCTGAAGTGAAGACTCAGGATTGGCAAAGTACATATCATTCTTATGAAACACAATATCCACAGTAACACACAGTTTTTTTCGTCGGAGGGTGATAACAACGATACCCTTTTCGATTTAAGGCAtaccccacaaacacacaccGTAAAGCCCGAGGTTCAATCTTACTTCTCTGCTGTTTATGAAGATGAACGAAGGCCACACAACCAAACACGTGAGATGGAAGATTAAGAACTGTAGGAGTATTAATAGATGAAGAGATAGTCTAGAACGGTGTCTGAAAGTTGACTGATTGGGATAGAACACGATTCATGAGATACATAGCTGAGGTGAGATTTTCTCCCCAAAAGGATAACGAGAGACGTGCCTCGAACAAAGAAGCAAGAACAATCTCTAAAAGCTGACGATTCTTGCGTTCTGCAACATCATTTTGTTATGGAGTATGTAGACATGTAGTTTGATGAAGAATACCATGATGATCAAGAAAGGCACGAAGTTCAGAGTTTACACATCCGGCCCCATTGTCACTCTTGAGAACTTGTATTTGTGACTTATATTGTACTTGTACCATTTTGTAAAACTGCTGAAACAAAGAAGTAACTTCACTTTTGGACTTCATCAAACAAACCCAAGTCATACGTGTGCactcatcaataaaagtaacaaaccaatgaGCACCACCAAGTGTAGAAGTTTTAGATagtccccaaacatcaaaatgaATTATCATAAACGGGtttgaatttttattcaaaCTAGGCGGAAATGAAGTATGATGACTTTTAGCCATTTCAAAAACACCACATTTAAAGTTAGAAATATCATGATTAACAAATAGGCTGGGAAACAACCTCTGAAGATGGTTGAACGAAGCATGTCCAAGTCaacgatgccacaaccaaatctCCAAAACTTTATTCCTATCCCTCTGATTTCCTTCCACTACAAGAGCTTGAGTCAACATTCGGGAACTGTTCAATGTCAGCTCCAAGTAGTAGAGCTTTCCCTTCctaataccataaccaatcaTCTTGCGAGTTCAAATGttcttaaaaacacaaaaaaaggcCAAAAAATCACAAGACAATGTAGGGCGACGGTTATTTGAGcaacaaataataaattatagtcAAGAGAAGGAACAATGAGTACATAATCAAGATTCAGGGTATCAAAAAGTGAGACATCGTATTTTTCGATAATAGAGGCAACATTACCATTGGCAACACTCACGACAGTTTTGGAGGAGTGTTTTAGGGTTTGTACCTGTCTAAAATCACAACTCATATGTTTAGTAGCACCATAATCAGTTATTTATGTATTATTCGTAACAAATGCAGAAATCTTTAAAGCCTTACCATCATTACATGTATCATTAAGAAAGGCCAACACTTTCTCGGCTATATGTCAGAATCTACCTTCACTTCGACAATGGATGTACAACAAGAAAAATCTGAAGAACAATTGGACCTATCACGATTAATCCTACTCTCCCGCCCGATTCGATCAGATCGATTTGGAGCGATACGACCCTAGACTACCATATTCCCAAGAAACTTCAATTAGTACATCAATTGGTGATGGATAAAGCCCAAATTTTGCCCAAGCAGCTTCAAATAGCACGGTCCAACTAGAAAGAAGCCCAACAaccacaaacaaccaattaacAAATAATAACAAACTGAAAAAccaatcaatttttttcttttttccttttttctttcttccctttttctctcatttttctcttaTTCTGTGTCTTCTATTCTTGGGTTTTCTCCATAACACACAAAACAAGTGTGAACATAGCAACGATGAAGGTGTGCCAGCGGGTACAATTGTTGCAAGTTCGTCAAGAAGGAATCTATGCGGGTCGTGATAGATACAAGAATCTAGGCTAGGATTTCAAACTGGCAAGACGCAATAGGTACAATGTGTTGTAGAATTTTGGGGTTTGTCAAGTAGCAACCGCCGGTATGGTTTGATACGAGTTATGAGTATAGGTTCGTGTGCACGTGATGCAGCAGCAGATCTTGATGGGCGAATGATGGGATTGTTGGTGAATTCAGGTCAGCAACGAAGGCGTCACTTGCTGTTTGGAGGGGGCGATGCACAACTGGCTGCGCGGTTAGTGATTCTCGATGGATTCTAAGTCAACAATGACAATGTTGCTTGCTGGTCCTACGGTGCAGGGCACAACTAGCTACGCAGTTAATGGTTCTGGATTTTGCGCAcaacatttttattattattattttttaacctAGGCTCTGGTGACAAGAAAATAATGCTTTGAATGATATGCTTATTCTTCTCAGAAAGAAGTATAATATACAATCttaatcctaatcaaatagggAAGAATAATTATAAAGATTTATCCCAAATTACACGGGATCCATCCTAAACTAGGAAATCCTAAATTATAGAAAACTATACAAGTCAACTATATCTGTCTCAACCTGCAAGCAAGACTCGGACATCATGTCGAGGTATCACCTCCGTTGTGGCCATTATTTCACAGTATGATGGTTCGTGGTCGATGGTCCTCGAGTTGAGCAGCTATCGTTTGCTGGAAGATCAAACAATCTGAGTCACTGATTCTCGAAAAATCACAAGCAAAGTGAGGACCTCCATGTAGGATCGCGCCTACTAGCTACAATCATCTATATATTCAACACAAAATGTACAATGTTAAAAATGTGAAACATTTGTATTCGTGGGTTAGTGACCAGGGCAGTGTGCATGCATCATCCCCATGCAACAAAGTTTTCTTGAAAACTAGTTAATTTTAAAGAGAATCGATTTCCATGATTGAATGTACCTCAATGAAGTCCCGATTTTCGGCATCAAGCAGATTCCATTGcaaaagttcaaaataaaattataatccctaagaaattcaatttgttaTCTTGGTGGAGAACTCATGAAGAACTGAGGAGTATGCATGTGGTGAATTTAGAGCGTGTCCATCTCATGTTACTCTTGATTATTATATGTTCAATTAATGCAGGCGCTCCTCAAAATCTCCAAAGTATAGCTTTTTAACCATTTCAGATGTCCTCATGAGTCCTGCTTAAAATGGTTTTTGTTGGAGcagttatgtttttatttaaatattcatatatatatttatgttttgttttattataaatattttgTATATAATTGTTAATTGCTATTAACCTTATCAATTAATAACGAGTAATTGGCACCACATAAATATTTTTTGAGATTCCTTCTCTATatagagaagaagaacaagtctTTATCCATAATCATTTCATGTTAATTTTTATTCCGTTTTGAACTCTTCCGTTTTGTTTTTCCCCCTTTTAATTTCTTACGGTTTTCAAGCCCCCAATAACTCAACCCCTCAATGTCTCtttctttaatatatatatatatatatacacacacacctaTATATTTTTCCGTAGAAAAATATTCGAAGAAGAAAAACTAcaagttttacatatatttctATTGAGTTAATAGCAACATATTGAAAAGGTGAAAGTTCGAAGGTTCTTTCGTTGTGCAAGGAAGAACCTCATTAGAAGAAGAATGTTCTAGACTATTTTATCTTGGGGCCGACGTGGTGTTTGTGAATTGCTTGCACACTTTGGGTAGAGCCGCAAAACGTCTTAAAAAGAGCGACTTAGTTTGCGACTCATCCTAATAATCATTTATCACTCAAGGCTTCTACATTTTTCAGGTAActtctttcctttttatttcagTTGACAACAGTTGCCTTCAAAGATGATGTATAAAGtgcaatttgaaaaataaacgaTTTAGATTGTTAAAATTCGATATGGAGTGagccccacaactaatcccaaATTTTACAAATAAATGAGAATCTTTTTGGATAAAGGCTCTTTCTATATATAGATTATTTATGGACTAAGTCGTGTTCCCTTCATGATGCCCTAGTTGTTGTGATTTATTTGTACAATTCAAATGATGGCCTTATGGCTTTCCAGGTGTTGTGATTTGGTTCTGAACTGTGAGCTGCAGCTGGGAAAAGTTCTTGATCGATAAAGAAAGGTAGTTGGAGGTTAGCAAGTTTTGATTGGAGAAGTTgaggttttaccataaaattaattgacaatataaaaagttcaacctcttataagcatATGCAATGTCCCTCATTTCATCAATGATTGACAATATGGAGAGTCCAACcctttataagcacatgcaatgtCCAACCTCTTATTAGCACATGCAATGTCCCTAATTTCATCAATGa
This region of Malus domestica chromosome 07, GDT2T_hap1 genomic DNA includes:
- the LOC103432929 gene encoding uncharacterized protein — protein: MGHRDLPSPNSNGYFIILMLMHLIILARASIHDYQDESFIRRSNSFFFHGGSEGLYASKLDSGNDKSSSEDRPLNGKSFIRFESIIFRRTKESAEKKNEMQQRTGLVEAIVLEVRDREKIGGSYLNSNAICCTPELSKDGSCKVGEVIIQQNPDNPDGPKRIQTFFEGKNEEANMDIQTIEINSTGMYYLYFMFCDPELVGTLISGRTVWRNPDGYLPGKMSPLMTFFGLMSLAYLVLGLFWFLRFLQYWKDIIQLHYHISAVIGLGMCEMALWYFEYANFNSTGSRPMGITIWAVTFSAVKKTVSRLLLLVVSMGYGVVRPTLGGITSKVLLLGVIYFVASEALELVEHLGNINDFSGKARLFLVLPVALLDACFILWIFSSLSKTLEKLQIRRSMAKLELYRKFTNSLAVSVLLSVAWIGYELYFNATDPLSELWRRAWVIPAFWTLLAYLLLVVICILWAPSHNPTGYAYSEETADDFDDEGISLTGSGVKVAGGDLATKLERKERKASSAAEHHVFGLGEDVEEDKRE